One region of Mycolicibacterium lutetiense genomic DNA includes:
- the ccsB gene encoding c-type cytochrome biogenesis protein CcsB: MNTDHIDIGLARYSDWAFTSSVVVLVGALILLAVELASSRGRKVESRELVGATVGADSATPGVVVEEPRPTFDERIGKTGLALTYVGIGMLFICIVLRGLATSRVPWGNMYEFINLTSFCGLIAAAVVLRKPQYRALWVFVLVPVLILLTVSGRWLYSNAAPVMPALQSYWLPIHVSVVSLGSGVFLVAGVASILFLLKMSPLGEPGREGVVPRIIARLPDAQTLDRIAYRTTIFAFPIFGFGVIFGAIWAEEAWGRYWGWDPKETVSFIAWVVYAAYLHARSTAGWRDRKSAWINVVGFVAMVFNLFFINLVTVGLHSYAGVG; this comes from the coding sequence GTGAATACCGATCACATCGACATCGGGCTGGCCCGGTACTCCGACTGGGCGTTCACGTCGTCGGTCGTCGTCCTGGTCGGGGCGCTGATCCTGCTCGCGGTGGAACTCGCATCCAGCCGCGGTCGCAAAGTCGAGTCCCGTGAACTGGTCGGCGCCACCGTCGGCGCGGACAGCGCCACCCCCGGCGTCGTCGTCGAGGAACCCCGGCCCACGTTCGACGAGCGCATCGGCAAGACCGGCCTGGCGCTCACCTACGTCGGCATCGGCATGCTGTTCATCTGCATCGTGTTGCGTGGCCTGGCCACCTCGCGGGTGCCGTGGGGCAACATGTACGAGTTCATCAACCTGACCAGTTTCTGCGGCCTGATCGCGGCCGCGGTGGTGCTGCGCAAGCCGCAGTACCGCGCGCTGTGGGTGTTCGTCCTGGTTCCGGTGCTGATCCTGCTGACGGTCTCGGGGCGCTGGCTGTACTCCAACGCCGCGCCCGTGATGCCCGCGCTGCAGTCTTACTGGCTTCCCATCCACGTGTCGGTGGTGAGCCTCGGCTCCGGGGTGTTCCTGGTGGCCGGTGTGGCCAGCATCCTGTTCCTGCTCAAGATGTCGCCGCTCGGAGAGCCCGGCCGGGAGGGCGTCGTCCCGCGGATAATCGCCCGGCTGCCCGACGCGCAGACCTTGGACCGGATTGCCTACCGCACCACGATCTTCGCGTTCCCGATCTTCGGTTTCGGCGTGATCTTCGGCGCGATCTGGGCCGAGGAGGCCTGGGGCCGGTACTGGGGCTGGGACCCCAAGGAAACGGTGTCGTTCATCGCTTGGGTGGTGTACGCGGCGTATCTGCATGCGCGCTCCACTGCGGGTTGGCGGGACCGTAAGTCGGCCTGGATCAACGTGGTCGGTTTCGTCGCAATGGTTTTCAACTTGTTCTTCATCAACCTGGTGACGGTGGGCCTGCATTCGTACGCGGGGGTCGGCTAG